CATGCCGCTGATCCTGCTCCCGCTCATCTCCAGCGCCTTCATCCCGGCCGACACCATGCCGGGCTGGTTCCGGCCGATCGCCGAGTACCAGCCCTTCACCCCGGCCATCGAGACCCTGCGCGGCCTGCTGCTCGGCACCGAGATCGGCAACAACGGATGGATCGCGATCGGCTGGTGCGTCGTGCTGGTCGCGCTCGGCTACCGCTGGTCGATGGCCCAGTTCAACCGCGACCCGAAGTGAGCGCGCGGGCTGCCTCCCGCAGCTCGTCACGCTCCAGGGCGGCATACTCCGACACCGCGTCGGCGTACGCCGCCCGGTCGGCGTTCTCGGCCGCCTGCCGGGCGCGGTCCGCCGACATCGTCGGCTGGAAGTCACGCATCACCCGCAACCGTTCGGCCAGCGCGAGCATCCGTACAGCAGTGGCGTCGTCGTCGCCCGAGGCGAGCCCCGCCAGACCGAGGGCGTGCAGCACCGTCCCGAACACCGGGAGCTGCCAGGGCGAGCCCGGCGGACCGGAGAGCAGGGTCCGCAGCCCCTTCCGCAGCCGGTCGAGCGGCTCCGCGACCAGTTCGATACGGCCGGCGTGCGCGTGCGCCGTCACCGCCGCCGACTGGATGTGCAGCGCCGACGGGTCGAGCCAGAGGTCGTCGCCCTGCGTCGGGACGGCCTTGGGCATCCACTCCACGGCGCCGCGCCACAGGCCCAGGCCGAGCTCCGTCAGCCCGCGGGCGAGCGCGATCTCGGCCCGCCCTGCGAGGTCGGGCCGGTAGAAGGAGTCCAGCCGCGGAAGGCTGTCGCGCTCCGCCTGGCGCAGCCAGTACTCGGCCTCCTCCGGTTCGCCGCGCTGCAGGCAGGCAAGGACGAGGCCCGTGCGGATGAAGAGATAGTCGTGCCCGTCGGCGAGCCGCGGCACGACCTCCAGCGTCGCCCTGAGGTGCTCGTACGCCTCCTCGCCCCGGCCCGTCCGCAGGCACAGCTCGCTGAGCCGGGAGTGCCCCATGAGCTGCATGGACGGATTCCCGACCGGGTCCAGTTCGGTGAGTATCCGGCGGGCCGATGCGAGCGCGCCGTCGATGTCGTGCTCGTACTCCCAGACATAGGTGGCGATGGACTCGGCGACGCCGGCGACCAGCGGCTGCTCGCTGGCACAGAGCCCGTGCAGCACCTCGTGGTCCGGAGGCAGCATCTCGGGGATCGCGCTCAGCACCGCCCCGATGGCGCGAAGCAGTGTGTCCGGCGGGGCCGCGGGCAGCCGCCGAAGGGTGACGAGCTGGCGTACGGCGACCGGGCCGTGGGCCATGAACAGGCCCGCCGTACACATCACCGCGGCGGCGCGGGCGACTTCGACGTGCGCGGGTTCTGGGTGGTAGTGCGAGAGCGGCGGGCCCGTGTCCGCGGCAAGGGCGGCCAGCCGGGGGAAGGTGGAGTCGGTGGCCCACAGGGCGCCGAGTACCGCGGTGAGGGCGGCGAGGGCGGGGGCGTCCGTGCGGGCCAGGGCGTATCGCAGGGCAAGGACGAGGTTGTCCTGCTCGGGTCTGATCCGCTCCCAGGCGGCCCGCGGTTCCGGGCCGAAGAACCAGTCGTGGTACGTGACCCCGAAGTCCCTTGCCCAGCTGAGGAACCGGCCGATGGTCTCCTCGTCCTCGCCCGCCTCCGCGCGCCGGGCCGCGCTGAACTCCCGTACGGTCTCCAGCATGCGGAACCGCACACCGGCCGGGGTGTCGGCGACGGTGAGCAGCGACTGGTCGGTCAGCTGCTCCAGCAGGAACAGCGCGTCGTCGCCGAGGAAGTGCTCCGCCGCTTCGCCGGAGAAGCCGCCGGGGAGGACGGACAGCGTGCGCAGCGCCGCCCGGGCGTCCGGTGCGAGCAGGTTCCAGCTCCAGTCGACGACCGCGTGCAGGGTGCGGTGGCGCTCCGGGGCGTCGCGCGCTCCGCCGCGCAGCAGCGCGAACCTGTCGCCGAGTCGGCGGGCGATCTCCGGCACCGAGAGCACCCGCACCCGTGCTGCGGCCAGTTCCACGGCGAGCGGCAGCCCTTCGAGGGTGCGGCACAGTTCGGCCACCACGTCCGGCGGCAGCTCAACGCCTGTCCGGGCGGCTCTGGCCCGCTGGGTGAACAGCTCGACGGAGGTGTCGGGGCCGAGTTCCGGCAGCGCGTACACCGCCTCCGACGTGAGGCCCAGAGGGGCCCGGCTGGTGGCGAGCACCCGCAGGCCCTTCGAGGACGAGACCAGGGCCTGTACGAGGTCGGCGGCTCCCCGGACCACCTGCTCGCAGTTGTCGAGGACGAGGAGCGCGGGCCCGGAGCCGAGCACACCGAGGATGCCGGACACCGGATCGGCGGCGGCCTGGCCGCTCATGGCGCCCGCGCCGAGCGCGGAGGCCACCTCCGCGGCCACGTCCGCGTCCGCGGTGACGCCGGCGAGCGGTACGAAATACACCACACGCTGTTCGGCCCGGCGGCTGACGGCGTGCGAGAGCCGGGTCTTGCCGAGGCCGCCGGGGCCGGCCACGGTGACGGCGCGGGAGGTGTGCAGCAGGCGCTGCACCGCCGCGATGTCCTCGTCGCGGCCGAGGAGCGGATTCGGCTCGTGCGGTACGCCGTGCCTGACCACGGGCGCCTCGCTGCGCAGCAGTTCGTGCTGTACGGCCTTGAGCCCGGCGCCCGGGTCGGTGCCGAGCTCGTCGCGGAGCCGGCTGCGGTAGGCCTCGTACCGCAGCAGCGCGGCGGACGGGCCCGCCGTCGCCGCCTCGCCGCGCAGCAGTTCGGCGAGCACCTCCTCGTCGCGCGGATGCCCGGCGGCGGCCTCGGCCAGCGGTCCGGCCGCCTCGGCGTGCCGCCCGAGCCGGGCGAGGGCGAGGGCCTGCGCGCGTACGAGTGTGCCGCGCACGGGCGCGCGCTCGGCACGCAGCGCGGCCACGGGGTCGTCGGTGGTGGCGCCCGCCCCGTCGGGCGTGCCCGCCCACAGCGCGAGCCCGGCCTCGGCCGCGGCGAGCGATGCCGCGTGGTCCCCGGCCCTGGCCCGGGCCGCGCTCGCGGCGGCGTGCAGCAGGAGGGCGGAGGTGTCGACCTGCTCCTCGGCGAGGGCGATCCGGTATCCGGTCGGCGTACTGGCGATGACGTCGGCGCCCAGCAGCGAACGGGCCCTGGACACGAGGACCTGTACCGCCTTGCCCGGCCGCTCCGGCAACTCGTCCGGCCACAGCCCTTCCACGAGCCGCTCGCTGCTGCAGCCCGTGCGCAAGTCGCCTGCCAGCAACGCGAGAAGACCGCGGAGCCTGGGCGCGGTGAGCTCCTGTCCGCGATAGGCGACACGCGGCAACAGGGTCAGGTCGGTGGTCACCCGTGCAGGTTAGAGCGTCCGGCAACCGGGGGTGGGTGAAGCCGGGGCCCGGCTTCCGTAACTCCCCAGGGACCGAACGGTTCCGGTGGACGTCGGGGGTTGGCCAGGGCACGGTCACCCGCCGGCGGTGTGGCTATGCTGAGGCCCGCCGCCGGACCAGCTCCTTGCTCTCCGCCGGCAGCGCGTCGGCGGCCAGCAGGCGCGGCAGCAGTTCGGCGTTGAGGGTCAGGGCCCGGAAGGTGAGCGCGACGGTCACGTCGTGATCGGGCCGGTGCACGATCTCGACCGGGTCGGCGGCCCGGATGTCGCCGGGTTCGATCACCCGCAGATACGCACCGGGCCGGGCGGCGTGGGTGAACCTCTTGATCCAGCCCTCCCGTTGCAGCCAGCCCTGGAACGTTCCGCACGGGATCCGCGGGCACGACACTTCCAGGACCACGTCCGGCCCGATGCGCCAACGCTCGCCGATCAGGGCGCCGTTGACGTCCAGCCCGAGGGTCGTGAGGTTCTCCCCGAAGGCTCCGTTCGCGAGCGGCCTGCCGAGTTCGCCCTCCCAGCTGTCGAGATCCTCACGGGCGTGGGCGTAGACGGCCTGGTCGAAGCCTCCGTGATGCTGCAGGTCGTAGACCCGGTCACCGGCGAGGCCGACCACGCCGGTGCCCTTGGGGCCGGGGTCGGCAACGGCGACCGGCCCGTCAACGGGCCGCTTGTCGATCCCGGTCGCGCTCAGCCCCTTCCAGGGGTTGGGGCGGGGGTGGCCGATATTGACGGAGAGCACCTTCATGCCGAGGACGATACGATCCGCCGCCCGCTCGGGCGACAGGGTTTCCGGGCCGTACCGAGCGGCGCCCAGGGGTGAAACCTTCTCGGCCTCCTGCCGGGTGCCGATGGACGCACTCCGCGTGCCGAACCGCTCCGGCGGGCGGACGATGGAGGAGGACAGCGCGTCCGTGCCGAGCCGCGCCCTCCTCCCGCAGCTCTGCACCCGGCCGTCACTCGAACGCCACACCCCCACATCAGGCTCATCTCATATCTGAGATAACCTTTTGGCATGTCAGACGACTACCTCGTACGTATCGGCAAGCTCATCCGTGACGCCCGTCAGCACCGGGGCTGGACACAGAGCCAGCTCGCCGAGGCGCTCGCCACCAGCCAGAGCGCCGTGAACCGCATCGAGCGCGGCAATCAAAACATCAGCCTTGAGATGATTGCGCGCATCGGTGAAGCTCTCGACAGCGAAATCGTGTCGCTCGGTTACGCCGGCCCCATGCATCTGCGCGTGGTCGGCGGGCGCCGGCTCTCCGGTTCCATCGACGTCAAGACCAGCAAGAACGCGTGCGTGGCGCTGCTCTGTGCCTCGCTGCTCAACAAGGGCCGCACCGTCCTGCGCCGCGTGGCCAGGATCGAGGAGGTCTACCGCCTCCTGGAGGTGCTGAACTCCATCGGGGTGCGCGCCCGGTGGATCAACGACGGCACCGACCTGGAGATCGTCCCGCCTGCCCGGCTCGACATGGACGCCATCGACGCGGACGCCGCCCGCCGGACCCGGTCGATCATCATGTTCCTCGGCCCGCTGCTGCACCGTATGGACCGGTTCAAGCTTCCGTACGCGGGCGGCTGCGACCTCGGCACGCGGACCATCGAGCCGCACATGATCGCGCTGCGCCGCTTCGGTCTGGAGATCGCCGCGACCGAGGGCATCTACCACGCCCAGGTCGACCACTCCGTCACCCCCGGCCGCCCCATCGTGCTGACCGAGCGCGGCGACACCGTGACCGAGAACGCACTGCTGGCCGCAGCCCGGCACGACGGCACCACCGTCATCCGCAACGCGTCCTCCAACTACATGGTCCAGGACCTCTGCTTCTTCCTTGAGGCACTGGGCGTACGGGTGGACGGCGTCGGCACGACGACGCTGACCGTGCACGGCGTGCCGAACATCGACGTGGACGTCGACTACTCCCCCTCCGAGGACCCGGTCGAGGCGATGAGCCTGCTCGCCGCCGCCGTCGTCACGGAGTCCCAGCTGACGATCCGCCGGGTGCCGATCGAGTTCCTGGAGATCGAGCTCGCGGTCCTGGAGGAGATGGGCGTCGACTGCGACCGCACGGCGGAGTACGCGGCCGACAACGGGCGCACCCGCCTGGTCGACCTGACGGTCCGGCCCTCCAAACTGGAGGCGCCGATCGACAAGATCCACCCGATGCCGTTCCCGGGCCTCAACATCGACAACGTGCCGTTCTTCGCGGCCATCGCCGCCTCGGCCCACGGCCAGACCCTCATCCATGACTGGGTCTACGACAACCGCGCGATCTACCTCACCGACCTCAACCGCCTCGGCGGCCGCCTCCAGCTCCTGGACCCGCACCGGGTCCTGGTCGAGGGCCCGACCCGGTGGCGCGCGGCGGAGATGATGTGCCCGCCGGCCCTGCGGCCGGCGGTGGTGGTACTACTCGCGATGATGGCGGCCGAGGGGACCTCCGTACTGCGCAACGTGTATGTGATCAACCGCGGTTACGAGGAACTGGCGGAGCGGCTGAACTCGGTGGGGGCGCAGATCGAGATCTTCCGGGACATCTGAAAGCCTGCAAAAATGGCACCGTCACACCCCTTCTGACCTGCACAAATGCGAGTCGAGGCGGGGTGTGACGGATTCCCTGGGACTTTTCTGGGACTTTGAACCAGGAGCGACGGCTTCCATGCACCGCGCTCTTCACGTGATAAGTCATCGGAAGGATGCCGGCCGGGGAGAGTCTCGGAAAAGCCCAGGTCAGAGCCCATTTCCTGGCTCGCGATACCGCGAGCTGACGCCCAGAGCGTCATGACCAACAGTCCATTCCTCCTCTTCGGGACGGAACAGGTTGCCACGATTAGCCCCCTGCACGAGCCCCCGGATCATTGATCGCCAGTCCACTGGTGGACTACCTTGCCGACCGCGATGACCAGGCTCTTCACTCGCTGGGCCGGCTCGGGGTAGGCCGGAACCGGATGTGGGCCGCGGCCGGAGTAGGCAGGTGTGCACGGCTGTGCGTCCTCGGGCTGCGCGGTGGTCGTGGTCGAGATGCCCACCACGTAGTCGAGACCGCGTTCCTCCAGGCCGAGCCGGAAGGCGGCGGTGTCCCCGTAGCCGCCGTCGGCGATGTCCTGGGGCACCTCGATGCCCCAGGACCGCGTCTCGTCGATCATGTCGAGGGCCAGCTGCCACTTCTCGACATGGCCCACCTGGGCAGGGATGGCGCACTTGTCACGGCGGGCCACCTTGACCCGGTCGGCCTTCGGCGAGGCAGGATCCCAGCTCCCGGGCAGGAACAGCCGCCAGTTCACCGCCGCCGAGGCGCCGTTGGAAGCCAGGTGGAGCGAGACTCCGGCCTGGCAGTTGGTGACCTTGCCCGCAGTGCCGGTGTACTGCCGGGCCACGCTCGCCGACTCGTCCCCGTCCTTGAGGAACCCAGTGTCATCAATGACCAGCGCGGTGGGCTTCATGACCGGCTGCATGCGCCAGGCCAGCCGGGCCCGCACATGCGCCGCATCCCACGGGCTGGAAGTGACGAAGTGGGCCAGGGCCTGCCGGTTCCCGTCCTCGCCCAAACGGGCGGCCATCAGCTCCACCGACTTACGCCCGCCGTCCAGCAACAGACCCCGCAGATAGACCCCGCCCCACCGACGCTGATCCTCCCGCGCGAACGGCTCGAACATCCCCGCCGCGAAGTCCTCCAGATCACACCGGACCGCAGCCTCGGGCACACCGTCGGGCACGACCAGGTCCTCAACGAGGTCGTGCATGTCGGCGTAGCCGGCGACGAAGTAGTAGGCCCGGTCGTCCGGGACCGGACCCTCAGAGGGCTTCGTGCGGACCCAGGATTTCGAACGCCTCATCGACGAGTTGCCCCAGGCTATGGCTGCCGTTCCCCGTGATCCAGGTTCGGGTGGCGACCTCCAGAGAACCGAGCGCCGCCTCTGCGAGAAGGGCCGACCGCATGTCCTCCGGCGGTGCAGCCAGCCGTTCGGCGAGAGCCTCCGCGACGAGGCCGCGCCAGCGGGCTTTTTTGTCGAGATGGGCGGACCTCAGGGCCGTGCTCTGTTCGATCATCCGCGCGAGCGCCAGGGATCCCTCGGCGTCGTGGCGGTAATGGTCGATCAACGGTTCCATCGACGCCCGCAACGCGACCCAGGGTGATTCGGCACCAGGTCGATCCCGCAGAGTAGCCGCGACAGCCTCCCCCAGGGGGTCCAGCGCTCCGAGCACCGCCTCCTCCTTCGACGCGAAGTAGCGGAGGAAGGTGCTTCGGGACACCCCGGCAGCTGAGGCGACATCCGCGACGGTGACGTTCTCGAATCCCCGGCTCCTGAACATGTGCAGTGCTACTTGCGCCAGCTCCGCGCGCACTGCGGCGCGCGCGACGGCGCGCGTACCGATCGGTTGCCTCATGCCTGCCAGCATAGCCCCGGTTGCAGAAACGACATTGGATGCCTACTTTGGTACTCAGTTCCACATTTGAGCCCCCACTTCACCTCTGGGACTCATAGTCGCCGAGCAGGTCCGGCATCCGACTGTCGGGTGCGTCAAGTACTGCCGCGCTTCCACCGCCGTCGCGTCAAGGAGTTGCCATGAGTGAACGACCCACCTGGACCCCGGCCCAGGTCCCGAACCAGAGCGGCCGTGTCGCCGTCGTCACGGGCGGAGGCTCCGGACTGGGGCTGGCCATCGCGACGGCGCTCGCCGGACAGGGCGCGCATGTGGTGATCGCCGTCCGGGACGTCGGGCGCGGCGATCGCGCCGTCGCAGGCATCACAGCAGCAGTGCCTGGAGCCTCGGTGGACGTACAGCTCCTCGACCTTGCCTCCCTCGCGTCCGTGCGCCAGGCCGCACGCGACCTGCGGACCCGCCATTCCGGGATCGACTTGCTGATCAACAACGCGGGAGTGATGTGGACACCCTTGATCCGCACCGAGGACGGCTTCGAACTCCAGATGGGGACCAATCACCTCGGTCACTTCGCACTGACCGGGCTCCTTCTGCCGCTGATGCTGGACCGGGAGGACTCCCGAGTGATCACTGTCAGCAGCAGTAGCCATCGGGGCGCGCGCCTCGACTTCGACGACCTCAACGCGGAGCGTTCCTACGATCGGCGGGCCACCTACGCGCGGTCGAAGCTGGCCAATCTGCTCTTCACGTACGAGTTGCAGCGGAGGTTGGACGGCGCCGGCGCTGTCACCAGGGCGCTGGCCGCGCATCCCGGCGGGGCGTCCACTGGGCTGACCCGCAATGCGCCGGCTCACATGAGGTTCCTCAACGCCGTGCTGGGCCCCGTGATGACGCACAGCGCCGAGCGCGGGGCACTGTCGGCGCTGCGGGCGGCGACCGACCCCCGCGCCCTGGGAGGTGAGTATTACGGACCGCGCGGGCTTGGAGAGATGCGTGGCGCACCAAGGCGCACCAGCTCTCACCCCGGCTCCCACGATGTCGTCGCTCAACTGCGGCTGTGGGAAGCGTCAGTGG
This genomic interval from Streptomyces sp. NBC_00464 contains the following:
- a CDS encoding ATP-binding protein, which encodes MTTDLTLLPRVAYRGQELTAPRLRGLLALLAGDLRTGCSSERLVEGLWPDELPERPGKAVQVLVSRARSLLGADVIASTPTGYRIALAEEQVDTSALLLHAAASAARARAGDHAASLAAAEAGLALWAGTPDGAGATTDDPVAALRAERAPVRGTLVRAQALALARLGRHAEAAGPLAEAAAGHPRDEEVLAELLRGEAATAGPSAALLRYEAYRSRLRDELGTDPGAGLKAVQHELLRSEAPVVRHGVPHEPNPLLGRDEDIAAVQRLLHTSRAVTVAGPGGLGKTRLSHAVSRRAEQRVVYFVPLAGVTADADVAAEVASALGAGAMSGQAAADPVSGILGVLGSGPALLVLDNCEQVVRGAADLVQALVSSSKGLRVLATSRAPLGLTSEAVYALPELGPDTSVELFTQRARAARTGVELPPDVVAELCRTLEGLPLAVELAAARVRVLSVPEIARRLGDRFALLRGGARDAPERHRTLHAVVDWSWNLLAPDARAALRTLSVLPGGFSGEAAEHFLGDDALFLLEQLTDQSLLTVADTPAGVRFRMLETVREFSAARRAEAGEDEETIGRFLSWARDFGVTYHDWFFGPEPRAAWERIRPEQDNLVLALRYALARTDAPALAALTAVLGALWATDSTFPRLAALAADTGPPLSHYHPEPAHVEVARAAAVMCTAGLFMAHGPVAVRQLVTLRRLPAAPPDTLLRAIGAVLSAIPEMLPPDHEVLHGLCASEQPLVAGVAESIATYVWEYEHDIDGALASARRILTELDPVGNPSMQLMGHSRLSELCLRTGRGEEAYEHLRATLEVVPRLADGHDYLFIRTGLVLACLQRGEPEEAEYWLRQAERDSLPRLDSFYRPDLAGRAEIALARGLTELGLGLWRGAVEWMPKAVPTQGDDLWLDPSALHIQSAAVTAHAHAGRIELVAEPLDRLRKGLRTLLSGPPGSPWQLPVFGTVLHALGLAGLASGDDDATAVRMLALAERLRVMRDFQPTMSADRARQAAENADRAAYADAVSEYAALERDELREAARALTSGRG
- a CDS encoding MOSC domain-containing protein, with product MKVLSVNIGHPRPNPWKGLSATGIDKRPVDGPVAVADPGPKGTGVVGLAGDRVYDLQHHGGFDQAVYAHAREDLDSWEGELGRPLANGAFGENLTTLGLDVNGALIGERWRIGPDVVLEVSCPRIPCGTFQGWLQREGWIKRFTHAARPGAYLRVIEPGDIRAADPVEIVHRPDHDVTVALTFRALTLNAELLPRLLAADALPAESKELVRRRASA
- a CDS encoding helix-turn-helix domain-containing protein; translated protein: MSDDYLVRIGKLIRDARQHRGWTQSQLAEALATSQSAVNRIERGNQNISLEMIARIGEALDSEIVSLGYAGPMHLRVVGGRRLSGSIDVKTSKNACVALLCASLLNKGRTVLRRVARIEEVYRLLEVLNSIGVRARWINDGTDLEIVPPARLDMDAIDADAARRTRSIIMFLGPLLHRMDRFKLPYAGGCDLGTRTIEPHMIALRRFGLEIAATEGIYHAQVDHSVTPGRPIVLTERGDTVTENALLAAARHDGTTVIRNASSNYMVQDLCFFLEALGVRVDGVGTTTLTVHGVPNIDVDVDYSPSEDPVEAMSLLAAAVVTESQLTIRRVPIEFLEIELAVLEEMGVDCDRTAEYAADNGRTRLVDLTVRPSKLEAPIDKIHPMPFPGLNIDNVPFFAAIAASAHGQTLIHDWVYDNRAIYLTDLNRLGGRLQLLDPHRVLVEGPTRWRAAEMMCPPALRPAVVVLLAMMAAEGTSVLRNVYVINRGYEELAERLNSVGAQIEIFRDI
- a CDS encoding acyl-CoA-like ligand-binding transcription factor, which encodes MRQPIGTRAVARAAVRAELAQVALHMFRSRGFENVTVADVASAAGVSRSTFLRYFASKEEAVLGALDPLGEAVAATLRDRPGAESPWVALRASMEPLIDHYRHDAEGSLALARMIEQSTALRSAHLDKKARWRGLVAEALAERLAAPPEDMRSALLAEAALGSLEVATRTWITGNGSHSLGQLVDEAFEILGPHEAL
- a CDS encoding oxidoreductase; this translates as MSERPTWTPAQVPNQSGRVAVVTGGGSGLGLAIATALAGQGAHVVIAVRDVGRGDRAVAGITAAVPGASVDVQLLDLASLASVRQAARDLRTRHSGIDLLINNAGVMWTPLIRTEDGFELQMGTNHLGHFALTGLLLPLMLDREDSRVITVSSSSHRGARLDFDDLNAERSYDRRATYARSKLANLLFTYELQRRLDGAGAVTRALAAHPGGASTGLTRNAPAHMRFLNAVLGPVMTHSAERGALSALRAATDPRALGGEYYGPRGLGEMRGAPRRTSSHPGSHDVVAQLRLWEASVELTGVQPPV